One genomic region from Halococcus qingdaonensis encodes:
- a CDS encoding helix-turn-helix domain-containing protein, translated as MSLVAEFTVRLPRFEGVLDGVTDMELVIEGMTACDPETLSVTFWADGNDFGTLEAGLDEASMIHDVQPLSDRVDGRKLYQIRLPAATTTYWAWTDLGGVLLDGTLSHTGMWMRMRYPDREAFSAYHDHCQARGCTFELTGLKCTDDAPEDAHDLTAPQTELLAAAVDKGYFDVPRRITMGDLASEFDISTQAASERLRRGLSNALQNSILDGSTSNETIDHPNVIGGRRA; from the coding sequence ATGAGTCTCGTCGCGGAGTTCACGGTCCGCCTGCCGAGATTCGAGGGCGTCCTCGACGGCGTGACCGATATGGAACTCGTCATCGAAGGGATGACCGCGTGTGATCCCGAGACGCTCTCGGTGACGTTCTGGGCCGACGGCAACGATTTCGGGACGCTCGAAGCTGGACTCGACGAGGCGTCGATGATCCACGACGTGCAGCCGTTGAGCGACCGCGTCGACGGACGGAAACTGTATCAGATCCGCCTGCCGGCCGCGACGACGACCTACTGGGCGTGGACGGATCTCGGCGGCGTGTTGCTCGACGGAACCCTCAGCCATACCGGCATGTGGATGCGGATGCGCTATCCCGATCGGGAGGCGTTCTCGGCGTATCACGACCACTGCCAGGCGCGGGGCTGTACGTTCGAACTCACCGGACTGAAATGCACGGACGACGCGCCCGAAGACGCCCACGACCTCACGGCTCCACAGACCGAACTGCTCGCCGCGGCCGTCGATAAGGGTTATTTCGACGTCCCGCGCCGCATCACGATGGGCGACCTCGCGTCGGAGTTCGACATCTCCACGCAGGCAGCCTCCGAGCGGCTGCGCCGTGGGCTCTCGAACGCCCTCCAGAACAGCATCCTCGACGGATCGACGTCGAACGAGACGATCGACCACCCGAACGTGATCGGCGGCCGTCGGGCATGA